In Gemmatimonadaceae bacterium, one genomic interval encodes:
- the aroF gene encoding 3-deoxy-7-phosphoheptulonate synthase has translation MLVVMQHGAGSSEVNRVVEVIGEMGYEARPMPGAQRTAIGVVGNDGRVNASRLAALPGVQEIIHVTQPYKQVSREWRPESTVVTIAPGVSFGGNDIPIIAGPCSVESEEQILESARAVRAAGATALRGGAFKPRSSPYSFQGLGKKGLELLNLARRETGLAIVTEAMDNEGAHLVAEVADCIQIGARNMQNYSLLKTVGRIGKPVLLKRGMAATITDLLLSAEYILSEGNPQVILCERGVRTFDPSARNMFDITAIPTVHKLSHLPIVGDPSHGTGIRDKVTPMARAALAAGADGILVEMHPHPDNALSDGAQSLYPDQLVTLIKELRAVAAAIGRRITPVVDSRRDAAPDPSTTGTERAAAGTH, from the coding sequence ATGCTCGTCGTGATGCAGCACGGCGCGGGCTCCTCCGAGGTCAACCGCGTCGTCGAAGTTATCGGTGAGATGGGCTACGAAGCCCGTCCGATGCCGGGCGCCCAGCGAACCGCCATCGGGGTCGTCGGCAACGATGGGCGAGTGAACGCATCACGTCTCGCAGCGCTACCGGGCGTGCAGGAGATCATCCACGTCACTCAGCCCTACAAGCAGGTCTCGCGCGAGTGGCGGCCCGAGAGCACTGTCGTGACCATCGCCCCCGGCGTCTCGTTCGGAGGGAATGACATTCCCATCATCGCGGGACCATGCTCGGTGGAATCGGAGGAGCAGATTCTGGAGTCGGCGCGCGCCGTCCGCGCAGCGGGGGCGACAGCGCTTCGCGGCGGAGCATTCAAGCCGCGGAGCTCGCCGTATTCCTTCCAGGGACTCGGCAAGAAGGGACTCGAGCTGCTCAATCTCGCCCGCCGCGAGACCGGCCTGGCGATCGTGACGGAAGCGATGGACAACGAGGGCGCGCACCTCGTTGCCGAAGTCGCCGACTGCATCCAGATCGGTGCGCGCAACATGCAGAATTATTCGCTGCTCAAGACGGTGGGCAGAATCGGCAAGCCCGTGCTGCTGAAGCGCGGCATGGCGGCGACGATCACCGATCTTTTGCTGAGCGCGGAGTACATCCTCTCCGAGGGCAACCCGCAGGTGATTCTCTGCGAGCGCGGAGTACGCACCTTTGATCCGTCAGCCCGCAACATGTTCGATATCACGGCGATTCCGACGGTGCACAAGCTCTCGCACCTTCCAATCGTCGGCGATCCGAGTCACGGAACGGGTATTCGCGACAAGGTTACCCCGATGGCGCGCGCGGCACTCGCCGCAGGCGCTGACGGCATTCTCGTCGAGATGCATCCGCATCCCGACAACGCTCTCTCGGACGGAGCGCAATCGCTCTATCCCGACCAGCTCGTCACGCTGATCAAGGAGCTTCGCGCCGTCGCAGCCGCGATCGGGCGCCGCATCACTCCGGTAGTAGACTCCCGGCGTGACGCCGCTCCGGATCCATCCACAACCGGAACCGAGAGGGCAGCAGCGGGTACGCATTGA
- the rsfS gene encoding ribosome silencing factor, whose protein sequence is MATSLSPASPARESASPAVRAAGLCHDMKANDVVLLNLKGVTDMTDYFVIASGTSDTHVRSIGEHIIAELKKEGVRVHHVEGVQQGRWVLLDFVDFVVHIFHPTLRSFYQIERLWSDAEVVPTV, encoded by the coding sequence ATGGCCACGTCCCTCTCTCCCGCATCACCCGCCCGCGAGTCCGCCTCGCCAGCAGTGCGCGCAGCCGGCCTCTGCCACGACATGAAAGCCAATGACGTCGTGCTTCTGAATCTGAAGGGCGTTACCGACATGACGGATTACTTCGTTATCGCGAGCGGAACTTCAGACACGCACGTCCGGTCGATCGGGGAGCACATAATCGCCGAGCTGAAGAAGGAGGGCGTAAGGGTACATCACGTCGAAGGTGTTCAGCAGGGCAGATGGGTATTGCTCGACTTCGTGGATTTCGTCGTTCACATCTTTCACCCCACGCTCCGTTCCTTCTATCAGATCGAGCGGCTGTGGAGCGATGCCGAAGTAGTGCCAACCGTATAG
- the lolA gene encoding outer membrane lipoprotein chaperone LolA, whose product MKTCIAAIIAIVAAGGVQAQSPDAVMDRAVKAYSEMSSVRAEFRQTITNPLTGTTSTSRGVMLRKAPNLLSINFTDPRGDRLVADGKSVWVYLPSSAPGQVLRMPASGNNSLAMVDPAGVFLSSPSSRYTMSTGGTATISGRKANIVLLVPRKSNNAFSRAKVWVDVTDDTIRQFEVVDANGLTRMVTITKLQPNAPIGRGEFSFTPPKNARVLDSSALSGM is encoded by the coding sequence ATGAAGACATGCATCGCAGCGATCATCGCTATCGTGGCCGCCGGTGGCGTTCAGGCGCAGTCACCCGACGCGGTGATGGACCGCGCGGTGAAGGCATACTCGGAAATGAGCAGCGTTCGCGCCGAGTTCAGGCAGACGATCACCAATCCGCTCACCGGAACGACGTCTACGTCGCGCGGCGTGATGCTCCGCAAGGCGCCGAACCTCCTGTCCATCAACTTCACAGACCCCAGAGGCGATCGGCTCGTGGCCGACGGAAAGTCGGTGTGGGTGTATCTGCCGAGCAGCGCGCCCGGACAGGTGTTACGGATGCCGGCCAGCGGCAACAACTCACTGGCGATGGTCGATCCCGCCGGAGTGTTCCTCTCGTCTCCGTCGAGCCGCTACACCATGAGCACTGGGGGAACGGCGACGATCTCGGGCCGGAAGGCAAACATCGTGTTACTCGTGCCGCGCAAATCGAACAACGCGTTCAGCCGCGCCAAAGTCTGGGTGGACGTCACGGACGATACGATCCGCCAGTTCGAGGTGGTGGACGCCAACGGGCTCACGCGAATGGTGACGATCACGAAGCTTCAACCGAACGCACCGATCGGCCGCGGCGAGTTCAGCTTCACTCCGCCGAAGAATGCGCGAGTGCTGGATTCGTCGGCGCTTTCAGGCATGTAG
- a CDS encoding SPOR domain-containing protein: protein MPAAGGTARAYVYPRLDSAVWAAAGAPPVARVLGFDPDDGAAALLDDKGQPRRLDLRASEVRFASKARLSAVTSINGSDIYGVTEKGAVARMTPSGDWSFEPPSPARWVFPQPNGSVVIAGDQGSHTHLWLIRPTDEEIIESATLPLVSRAARTQVGDRIYFAVDTGLIGVKTRDLSPVRSIRFREPIQAVVPTPSGDRLYVALKGVNGLSVVDRYTESVTEKVDLPSAASDLRMDPLGQNILVRPAGGGDSAWVVAVGTDRVKGVIRGEWRNDLPAFAPGGHIAATRGGDVALVDAQTLAVTQTIAGGAKDYWYFFVWNGFRPRSAGLDRPVTFESAASAPPADSTAVPQPARDSTPSPPLRDATPTMVEPPAAVAPRPARYIVSFAAVLNEQKANEIAAGITVTGVKPRVAAVPSGTTTIYRVVLGPYVTRDEAERMGRESRRQYWVYEESK from the coding sequence ATGCCCGCCGCGGGCGGAACGGCGCGCGCATACGTCTATCCGCGCCTCGATTCCGCGGTCTGGGCCGCCGCTGGTGCGCCGCCGGTGGCGCGGGTGCTTGGGTTCGACCCGGACGATGGCGCCGCTGCGCTTCTCGACGACAAGGGGCAGCCCCGCAGGCTCGATCTCCGCGCCAGCGAGGTCCGATTCGCATCGAAGGCGAGGCTCTCGGCGGTTACGTCCATCAACGGCTCGGACATCTACGGTGTCACCGAAAAGGGCGCTGTCGCGAGGATGACGCCGAGCGGAGACTGGAGCTTCGAGCCCCCTTCCCCGGCGCGATGGGTTTTTCCGCAGCCGAACGGGTCGGTCGTGATCGCCGGCGACCAGGGAAGCCATACGCATCTCTGGTTGATCCGTCCCACCGACGAGGAAATCATCGAGTCGGCCACGCTGCCCCTGGTCTCGCGCGCCGCGCGAACGCAGGTGGGAGACCGGATCTATTTCGCCGTGGACACCGGCCTCATCGGTGTGAAGACTCGCGACCTGTCACCCGTCAGGAGCATCCGCTTCCGCGAGCCGATTCAGGCGGTCGTGCCCACACCGAGCGGAGACCGGCTGTACGTCGCGCTGAAGGGTGTGAATGGTCTGTCCGTCGTTGACAGGTACACGGAGTCCGTGACGGAGAAGGTGGATCTTCCTTCGGCTGCATCAGATCTGAGGATGGACCCGCTCGGCCAGAACATTCTCGTCAGGCCCGCGGGCGGCGGAGATTCTGCGTGGGTTGTCGCCGTCGGGACAGACCGAGTCAAAGGGGTGATCCGTGGCGAATGGAGGAATGATCTGCCGGCGTTCGCGCCGGGCGGACACATCGCCGCAACGCGCGGCGGAGATGTCGCGCTCGTGGACGCGCAGACTCTTGCCGTCACACAAACGATCGCCGGAGGAGCGAAGGATTACTGGTATTTCTTCGTGTGGAACGGATTTCGTCCAAGATCGGCCGGTCTTGACCGGCCCGTGACGTTCGAGTCGGCCGCCTCCGCTCCTCCAGCCGATTCGACTGCCGTGCCGCAGCCTGCGCGCGACAGCACCCCCTCGCCGCCGCTGCGCGATGCCACGCCGACGATGGTCGAGCCACCGGCTGCGGTTGCCCCCCGCCCCGCGCGCTACATCGTATCGTTCGCCGCAGTCCTCAACGAACAGAAAGCGAATGAGATCGCCGCAGGCATCACGGTGACCGGAGTGAAGCCGCGAGTGGCTGCAGTTCCATCGGGAACGACTACTATTTATCGGGTGGTGCTTGGACCTTACGTCACTCGCGACGAAGCTGAGCGCATGGGCCGGGAATCGAGGAGACAGTACTGGGTGTACGAGGAATCGAAGTGA
- the rplI gene encoding 50S ribosomal protein L9, translating into MEVILRQTVEKLGHPGDIVKVSPGYARNFLLPRGFAYEATPGNKKRIDQERQRLEAAEEGRRGSAQEYAGKLEQVSLTFSARVGEEGKLFGSVTSADIAQQLAEQGYEVEKRQIELKEPIKALGVYRVPIRLHADVHPEIKVWVIKQ; encoded by the coding sequence ATGGAAGTCATACTTCGACAGACAGTGGAGAAGCTCGGCCACCCCGGAGACATCGTTAAAGTCTCGCCGGGATACGCCCGCAATTTTCTGCTTCCCCGTGGATTCGCGTACGAGGCGACGCCGGGCAACAAGAAGCGCATCGACCAGGAGCGTCAGCGTCTCGAGGCGGCTGAAGAGGGCCGCCGCGGTTCGGCGCAGGAATACGCTGGCAAGCTCGAGCAGGTCTCGCTCACCTTCTCGGCGCGCGTTGGCGAAGAGGGCAAGCTCTTCGGATCGGTGACGTCGGCCGATATCGCCCAGCAGCTCGCCGAGCAGGGCTACGAGGTTGAGAAGCGGCAGATCGAGCTCAAGGAGCCGATCAAGGCGCTTGGCGTCTATCGCGTCCCGATCCGGCTGCACGCCGACGTACATCCCGAGATCAAGGTCTGGGTCATAAAACAGTAA
- a CDS encoding DUF2520 domain-containing protein translates to MTERVLIIGAGQVGRGLFRAFRASGVDVLGLHGRRPSGWTTSSGALPPSIANANTVIVAVRDDQIDAALSELIAERGAAGRGRIASGTVILHTSGGAEPELIPRLQEIGLSGGTFHPLVPFANPERALELLKRAWIGIDGDDQARATSRRLAGHVGARTLEIPAGGKSVYHAAAVMSSNFPVVLASLAGDLLRGLGIPERSAQQAVHSLMEGAVSNIADTAPFDALTGPVVRGDADTVMRHLAALRGDPEARAVYKRLSLAALEMAARRGTDRGQVEEMRKLLLLR, encoded by the coding sequence GTGACCGAGCGGGTCCTGATCATCGGGGCCGGTCAGGTAGGGCGCGGGTTGTTCCGCGCCTTTCGCGCCTCCGGGGTGGACGTGCTCGGCCTGCATGGCAGGCGGCCTTCCGGATGGACGACGTCGAGTGGCGCGCTTCCGCCGTCTATCGCCAACGCCAACACAGTCATCGTCGCCGTACGCGACGACCAGATAGACGCCGCTCTGTCGGAGCTGATTGCCGAGCGCGGCGCGGCTGGCCGCGGCAGGATCGCGTCTGGGACAGTGATCCTGCACACATCCGGCGGCGCAGAGCCGGAGCTGATCCCCCGGCTGCAGGAGATCGGCCTGAGTGGCGGGACTTTTCATCCGCTCGTTCCATTCGCCAATCCTGAGAGGGCGCTGGAGCTGCTGAAGCGTGCATGGATCGGAATAGACGGCGACGATCAGGCGAGAGCGACGTCGCGCCGCCTGGCCGGCCATGTCGGGGCGCGCACTCTCGAGATCCCGGCAGGTGGAAAGAGCGTGTATCACGCCGCCGCTGTGATGAGCTCCAATTTTCCGGTGGTGCTCGCTTCACTTGCCGGTGATCTCCTGCGGGGCCTTGGCATCCCGGAGCGCAGCGCGCAGCAGGCCGTGCACAGTCTGATGGAGGGGGCCGTTTCGAACATCGCCGACACCGCGCCTTTCGATGCGCTCACGGGCCCGGTAGTGCGCGGAGACGCCGACACTGTGATGCGCCATCTCGCGGCGCTCCGCGGCGACCCCGAGGCGCGCGCCGTCTACAAGCGGCTATCGCTCGCCGCGCTGGAAATGGCCGCTCGCCGAGGCACGGACCGGGGCCAGGTCGAGGAGATGAGGAAGCTGCTGTTGCTCCGATAG
- the smc gene encoding chromosome segregation protein SMC has protein sequence MRLTKLELQGFKSFADDTELLFEPGVTAIVGPNGCGKSNVSDAVRWVLGEQRARALRGAKMEEVIFQGSSGRRPVNIAEVSLHFDNDDGALAVPFREVVITRRLSRSGESDYLLNNSPCRLRDIHDMVRGTGLGADSGVVIESRMIDALLSDRPDERRELFEEAAGVGLYRDRKRSTERRLEETAVDLGRLDDLISEVQTQVRSLARQRRRAEKHVELMKRRFTVEVALAAREMDAWRGELEHLETRVAQLRQEAPAAEESVAAAEAARDGAHGTRAAAEARRSELARLAAEQRESTQQLRAEIAVAEERQRNAVARRERAEQERRDGDSTVERVSEDFERAVAHRQQLETELALANSSLAGHVVEEEAVRTALAAARAAVETAERAAREMRELAHRHALDRQTTERELSELATRRAALVDEQAQLSDTEAAVRRELAEVEEALSVARDRNALLNAELASALAAVRAARDTDSGARSSLLRAEEAQTALESKLNALEGLERERVGLAPAAAKLLRERDRFGEGSVIGPLSDFISTETEAASLVERFLGATVHAVLVRDRNAAEEIRVWHAATNPGPLLLLPADSLSSNSDDGDGDDDLSRLVRSESPAAHWVRTLLGRVKAIDNGTGFVDARGAIWLPANVAGPGPLRRRAEIGESRRALVDARNALAGAAAAADTIRAQLHAAEQNAAQAQDAAHVASREAAEREDHFTAVTRRHHRALKEAGDAVALLERLAARELSLTENIARVAQSISEKESGVARLDSAVAEARRRLAETETRQDEARDRRTASQVASAQAQARLQVAGDRERHLHEEYSTANARLESLQSELSTLSAADGQLAQQLASWQLDLEGRQATLEGSETRLANTELAVKTADENLESAGHALTEIRHRATGLSDDLHASELRFTELSGRRAAIRGRLETEWRKPLEELLDESPQIELDDDALRAEAVQLREQLDTLGPVNPLAIEEHEEEQKRLELLTSQRTDLAQARLSLQQAMREIDTTARELFLAMFVQVRENFKKIFMTLFDGGECDLRLENAESPLEGDIEIHAAPRGKKTQRIHLLSSGERALVALSLLFGIFLTKPSPFCLLDEVDAPLDDANIGRFVRMLNEFKSNTQFIVITHNPRTTTEAADAVYGVTMQEPGVSSLVSVHMRGAAVDEAIAGNLRATEPVAALSA, from the coding sequence GTGCGTCTGACGAAGCTCGAGCTTCAGGGATTCAAGTCGTTCGCTGATGACACCGAGCTCCTCTTCGAGCCCGGCGTGACGGCTATCGTCGGGCCGAACGGATGCGGGAAGTCGAACGTATCCGATGCCGTGAGATGGGTGCTCGGCGAACAGCGCGCGCGCGCGCTTCGCGGCGCGAAGATGGAAGAGGTGATCTTCCAAGGATCGTCCGGCCGTCGCCCGGTAAACATCGCAGAAGTCTCGCTTCACTTCGATAACGATGACGGAGCGCTCGCCGTACCGTTCCGCGAAGTTGTGATCACCCGCCGGCTCAGCCGTTCCGGGGAGAGCGACTACCTGCTCAATAATTCGCCGTGCCGCCTGCGCGACATTCACGACATGGTGCGTGGAACCGGGCTCGGCGCGGACTCGGGCGTCGTCATCGAGAGCAGGATGATTGACGCGCTTCTCTCCGACCGCCCCGACGAGCGACGCGAGCTGTTCGAGGAAGCGGCCGGAGTCGGCCTGTATCGCGACCGCAAGCGCAGCACCGAAAGGCGGCTCGAGGAGACGGCCGTGGACCTCGGCCGCCTCGACGATCTCATTTCCGAAGTGCAGACGCAGGTGCGCTCGCTCGCCAGACAGAGACGACGCGCGGAAAAGCACGTCGAGCTGATGAAGCGCCGCTTTACCGTGGAAGTGGCGCTCGCCGCGCGCGAGATGGATGCGTGGCGCGGAGAGCTGGAACACCTCGAGACTCGTGTAGCGCAGTTGCGCCAGGAAGCGCCAGCGGCGGAAGAGAGTGTAGCGGCGGCCGAAGCTGCGCGCGACGGCGCCCACGGCACGCGCGCTGCGGCCGAGGCGCGCCGCAGTGAGCTCGCGCGGCTTGCAGCGGAGCAGCGCGAGAGCACGCAGCAGCTCCGGGCTGAGATCGCCGTCGCCGAGGAAAGGCAGCGCAACGCTGTGGCGCGACGAGAGCGCGCCGAGCAGGAGCGACGCGATGGAGATTCGACGGTCGAGCGCGTCAGTGAGGATTTCGAGCGCGCGGTCGCGCACCGCCAGCAGCTCGAGACGGAGCTCGCGCTCGCGAACAGTTCGCTCGCGGGACACGTGGTAGAGGAAGAAGCGGTGCGGACTGCTCTTGCCGCCGCGCGTGCCGCGGTGGAAACCGCCGAGCGCGCCGCGCGAGAGATGCGCGAGCTGGCACATCGTCATGCTCTCGATCGGCAGACGACGGAGCGGGAGCTCAGCGAGCTCGCGACTCGCCGCGCCGCGCTGGTGGACGAGCAAGCGCAGCTCTCCGACACTGAAGCAGCCGTACGTCGGGAGCTCGCCGAGGTCGAGGAGGCGCTCAGTGTGGCGCGCGACCGGAATGCGCTCCTCAACGCCGAGCTTGCATCGGCACTCGCCGCGGTGCGCGCGGCGCGCGACACCGACTCCGGCGCGCGCTCGTCGTTGCTTCGCGCAGAAGAGGCGCAGACCGCGCTGGAGAGCAAGCTGAACGCGCTCGAAGGACTGGAGCGCGAGAGGGTCGGGCTGGCGCCCGCGGCCGCGAAGCTCCTCCGCGAGCGCGATCGCTTCGGGGAAGGAAGCGTCATTGGCCCGCTCAGCGATTTCATAAGCACCGAAACAGAAGCCGCGTCGCTCGTGGAAAGATTCCTTGGCGCCACCGTGCACGCCGTGCTGGTGCGCGATCGCAATGCGGCCGAAGAGATCCGTGTGTGGCACGCCGCGACGAATCCTGGACCGCTGCTGCTGCTTCCGGCCGACTCGTTGTCGTCGAATAGCGATGACGGAGACGGCGACGACGATCTGTCGCGTCTCGTTCGCTCCGAGTCCCCCGCCGCCCACTGGGTCCGTACACTGCTCGGCCGCGTGAAGGCGATCGACAACGGCACCGGATTCGTGGATGCCCGCGGCGCGATCTGGCTTCCCGCGAATGTCGCGGGGCCGGGTCCGCTGAGGCGACGCGCCGAGATCGGTGAATCGCGCCGCGCCCTCGTGGACGCGAGGAATGCTCTCGCCGGCGCCGCGGCGGCGGCGGACACGATTCGCGCCCAGCTGCACGCCGCCGAACAGAACGCCGCTCAGGCACAGGATGCGGCACACGTCGCTTCGCGCGAGGCCGCCGAGCGCGAGGACCATTTCACGGCCGTCACACGCAGGCATCACCGCGCGCTGAAGGAAGCCGGCGATGCGGTAGCGCTGCTCGAGCGACTTGCCGCACGCGAGCTCTCGCTCACGGAGAACATCGCGCGCGTCGCACAGTCAATTTCCGAAAAGGAATCGGGAGTGGCCCGGCTCGATTCCGCGGTCGCAGAAGCGCGCCGCCGTCTCGCCGAGACGGAGACGCGGCAGGACGAAGCGCGGGACCGTCGCACTGCGAGCCAGGTGGCGAGCGCGCAGGCGCAGGCGCGACTCCAGGTTGCGGGCGACAGGGAGCGGCACCTGCACGAGGAATACTCGACCGCCAATGCCCGTCTCGAGTCGCTTCAGTCAGAGCTTAGCACTCTGTCGGCGGCGGACGGCCAGCTCGCGCAGCAGCTGGCGAGCTGGCAGCTTGACCTGGAGGGCCGCCAGGCGACGCTCGAGGGTTCGGAGACGCGACTCGCAAACACCGAGCTGGCGGTGAAGACGGCCGACGAGAATCTCGAGTCGGCGGGGCATGCACTGACAGAGATCAGGCATCGCGCGACCGGCCTGAGCGACGACCTGCATGCATCGGAGCTGCGGTTCACCGAGCTGTCGGGTCGTCGCGCCGCGATTCGAGGGCGGCTCGAGACCGAATGGCGGAAGCCGCTCGAGGAGCTGCTGGACGAGTCGCCGCAGATCGAGCTGGACGACGACGCGCTGCGGGCAGAGGCAGTGCAGCTGCGCGAGCAGCTGGACACGCTCGGCCCGGTGAATCCGCTCGCCATCGAGGAGCACGAGGAGGAGCAGAAGCGCCTCGAGCTTCTGACGTCGCAGCGTACCGACCTTGCCCAGGCAAGGCTGTCGTTGCAGCAGGCCATGCGTGAGATAGATACGACTGCGCGCGAGCTGTTCCTCGCGATGTTCGTACAGGTCCGCGAGAATTTCAAGAAGATCTTCATGACACTGTTCGACGGGGGCGAGTGCGACCTCCGTCTGGAGAACGCGGAATCACCGCTCGAGGGCGATATCGAAATCCACGCGGCACCGCGCGGCAAGAAGACGCAGCGGATTCACCTGCTCTCGAGTGGAGAGAGGGCGCTTGTCGCGCTGTCGCTCCTCTTCGGCATCTTCCTCACGAAGCCGAGCCCGTTCTGCCTCCTCGACGAAGTGGATGCGCCGCTCGACGACGCGAACATCGGCCGGTTCGTCCGGATGCTGAACGAATTCAAGAGCAACACGCAGTTCATCGTCATCACTCACAACCCACGGACCACGACCGAAGCCGCAGACGCGGTCTACGGCGTGACGATGCAGGAGCCGGGCGTCTCGTCGCTCGTGAGCGTCCACATGCGCGGAGCCGCCGTTGACGAAGCGATCGCCGGCAATCTTCGCGCAACCGAGCCGGTTGCGGCGCTGAGCGCCTGA
- a CDS encoding SPOR domain-containing protein, with the protein MTVAVSRPPGGAYEGAGRQAALAVRGYSSVIVTSDDAVAAAHAAIGIALAESVHRLVMIADLAGEAPPLQTLVRDEDSHGIYDSFEFGTSFMRIAREVAGAKNFFVMPSGTESAAIERIIGSERWATFASEFANADELLLIVVKCDAPGLATLASRVDGAVLVGLQRLDSAPDANVLARIPHPTIIPPPRIDIAPPRVQWSLPKVGLAAAGLLALGILSGALLKSRSFGESPPTVAAPTVSADSSATDSVPTAPPAALPANPQDSADATPFSIEILASNTSEGANFEIKRHGSVMPAATISLVPIGDTEATWYKVFAGAFADSAQAERLLTTLRRRRTVPDSAGTVVRVPLALLVDSIPSQAGMTSRVRERVQAFAAKGVQAYGLVQSDGSARIYAGAFESPQQSSLAATALRVAGLTPVLEYRTGRLP; encoded by the coding sequence GTGACGGTCGCCGTGTCGCGTCCTCCCGGAGGCGCGTACGAAGGCGCGGGACGCCAGGCTGCACTGGCGGTGCGCGGATATTCGTCGGTGATCGTCACTTCCGACGATGCCGTCGCGGCGGCGCACGCGGCGATCGGCATCGCTCTCGCCGAGAGCGTCCACCGGCTCGTTATGATCGCCGATCTCGCGGGAGAGGCGCCTCCCTTGCAGACGCTCGTCCGTGACGAGGATTCGCACGGCATTTACGACAGCTTCGAGTTCGGAACTTCCTTCATGCGCATCGCGCGCGAGGTTGCCGGCGCGAAGAACTTCTTCGTGATGCCGAGCGGAACCGAGTCCGCCGCGATCGAGCGGATCATCGGAAGCGAGCGGTGGGCGACTTTTGCATCGGAGTTCGCCAACGCCGATGAGCTGCTGCTGATAGTCGTGAAGTGCGACGCTCCCGGCCTCGCCACGCTCGCATCGCGAGTGGATGGCGCCGTGCTGGTTGGCCTGCAGCGCCTGGACTCCGCCCCCGACGCCAACGTCCTTGCAAGGATTCCGCATCCGACGATCATTCCTCCTCCGCGCATAGACATCGCGCCGCCGCGGGTGCAGTGGTCTCTCCCGAAAGTCGGGCTTGCCGCAGCCGGCCTTCTGGCGCTCGGCATCCTGAGCGGGGCTCTGCTGAAGAGTCGCTCGTTCGGCGAATCGCCTCCGACTGTCGCCGCTCCCACGGTTTCGGCTGATTCGTCGGCCACTGACTCGGTCCCGACGGCGCCTCCGGCCGCGCTTCCGGCGAATCCTCAGGATTCCGCGGATGCGACGCCTTTCTCGATCGAAATTCTCGCCTCAAACACATCGGAGGGTGCTAACTTTGAGATCAAGCGCCATGGCTCCGTAATGCCGGCGGCGACCATTTCACTCGTCCCGATCGGAGACACCGAAGCTACATGGTACAAGGTTTTCGCTGGAGCTTTCGCTGACAGCGCGCAGGCCGAACGCCTGCTCACAACGCTCCGCCGCCGCCGAACCGTGCCTGATTCGGCCGGAACGGTGGTCCGTGTGCCGCTCGCCCTTCTCGTTGACAGCATTCCGTCTCAGGCCGGGATGACGTCGCGAGTGCGTGAAAGAGTTCAGGCATTCGCAGCGAAGGGTGTGCAGGCGTACGGTCTCGTCCAGTCCGACGGCAGTGCGAGGATATATGCTGGCGCGTTCGAGTCGCCCCAGCAGTCTTCGCTCGCCGCAACGGCACTTCGGGTCGCGGGCCTCACGCCGGTCCTCGAATACAGAACAGGGAGACTCCCGTAG